DNA from Candidatus Desulfofervidus auxilii:
TTGATTTTTTCCAACTATATAAATACGCATTTCCTGTGATAATAGCAGTATTCTGCTACACTGTTCCTGCAAATATAGATGTGATAATGGTGAAACACTTCTTTGATGAATACGATGCGGGTATTTACACTGCAACTTCGGTGTTGGGAAAAATTGTTTTCTTCATTCCGGGGGCGGTCTCTGCCGTGATGTTTCCTAAGGTTTCGGGAATGCACACGCAGAAAAAGAGAACATTCAGTTTGCTGAATATGTGCTTAATTATCGCATGCTCTCTTTCAGGCCCAGTCGCTCTCGCATACTTGCTCACTCCTTCTCTCATCGTAAATTTCATTTTCGGCACAAAATACATGGAAGCAACATCTTTAGTGGGAATTTATGGACTCGCTATGTTCTTCTTCACTCTATCCGTGATAGTTTCCTCATATAATCTTGCAATTCATAACTTGAAATATGTTCTTATTCCTGTTTCTTTTATGTTTTTACTGATATTCTTACTTTCTATTTTTCATAAGACGATGAGAGAAATTGTAATGACTATGCTTTATGTCAGTGCAATACTTTTCTTTTTAAGCTATTTTTACACCGCTTGGAGGGAGAGGAGGATGCCATTGGTTGGAATGGGGCGGATTTCCATTAATTGAAAGAAGAAAGCAAGTTTAATAGAGGCATGTTTTCATTAAATAGAGATGCTGTGGAGCATAGATATACAGGTAATGTAGAGCGGAGTAATCCTAAGTTAAGTTTGATAATACCAGCGTTCAATGAGGAAAAAAGAATAGAGGGAACAATCTTAAGTTATCTGGAGTATTTTTCAAGTGAGCAGAACAATTTTGAAATTATTGTTGAGATGGATGGTTGCACGGACGGAACTGAAGAGGTGGTCAGAAAGCTTGCTAAGAAATATGCAAATATAATTCCGATAAAATTTGAAAGAAGACTTGGTAAAGGAGGTGGCATTGTAAGGGGGTTCCAGAATGCTAGGGGAGATATTGTTGGTTTTGTCGATGCTGACGGCTCTATTAAACCAGAAGAATTTGAGAAGCTCTTGATAGAATTAGAAAACGGATACAGCGGGGCCATAGCCTCAAGGAGGGCAGAAGGAGCTGTTGTTGTGAATCAGCCATTAATAAGGAAAATTTTGAGTAAGTTATTCAACATTCTTGTAAGGATACTTTTCATATTACCATACAAAGATACGCAATGTGGAGCTAAAATTTTCAGAAAGAAAGTTATAGAGGAAGTTATTCCTTCATTAAATACTCATAATTTTGCATTTGATGTAAATTTGCTTTATCTCATGACAAAAAAAGGATTTAAGATAAAAGAAGTAGGTATCAGATGGGAAGACAAATACGGCTCCAAGGTAAAATTACACAGAGTAATTCCAGAGATGCTTATTTCAATTATAAGATTAAGATTGTATCACAGTCCGTTAAAGTTTTTAGTGAGAAGAGAATGAGAATACTTATTTTTAACTGGCGATGTTGGCATCATCCCTTAGCAGGCGGAGCTGAAAAATATCTTTATGAGATCTCCAAGAGATTGGTTAAAAAAGGTTACAAAATCACTTGGTTTGTTTCAAGATATTGTGGAGCAAGGGAAAAAGAATTCATAGATGGGATAGAAGTAATCCGGAAAGGAGGTAAGTTTTCTGTTTATCTTTATGCTTTCTGGCACTATCTGATACACTTGAGAAGAAAGAACTTTGATCTTATAATTGATGACATAAATGGTGTTCCTTTCTTCACACCTATTTATGTCTGGAGGCATAAAATTGCAATAATTCACCATCTTGTGAAGAAAATATTTTTCAGGGAGCTACCATGGCATATGGCGTTGTTGGGCTGGATATCTGAAAGATTAATTCCTTTGATATATTTTAATACAAAGTTTGTTACCGTTTCAAAAAGTTCTGAGGAAGAGATGAAGAAATTTGGAATAAAAAATATTGAAATTGTTCCAAACGGCATAGACACCAAAATTTATAATGCAAATCCTAATTCTAAAAATGATATTCCAGTCATCCTTTTTCTTGGAAGACTCAAAAAATATAAAAGAATAGAATTACTTTTAAGGTCATTCAAAATAGTGTCTAAAAAGGTTGAAGCAGAACTCTGGATTGCTGGGAGAGGTGATATGAAAGGAGAGCTTGAGAATCTAACCAAAGAGTTAGAAATACAAGACAGAGTCAAGTTCTTCGGATTCGTTAGTGAAAAAGATAAAATTGAATTGCTGAAAAAAGCTTGGGTTTTCGTTACAACTTCAGAAAAAGAAGGATGGGGGATAACTGTGATAGAAGCAAACGCATGTGGGACTCCAGCTATTGCTTTTGATGTTTCTGGGTTGAGAGATTCAATAAAACATGGATACAGTGGTCTGCTTGTGGAAGATGGCAATATAGAAAAATTAGCAGAAGCAATAATAGATATTTTAAGTGATAGTGATTTAAGAGAAGAGTTAAGCAGAAATGCGATTGAATGGGCTAAAGGATTTAGCTGGGATAGAAGTGCCGAAGAGTTTGAAAAAGTAATTAAGAATGTAATTGAGGAGAGATGAAGCGATGAAAGCAAGTATAGAAAGAGGTGATATTGGATACAGCAAAAGTGTATGGCGTAAATGTGGATAACCAATAGGTGGCAAATGAAAAAAGCGATGAGGATAAAAAGTTTTATTTGTGATTTCAGTTAAAAACATATATATGCTGGAAGGAAATATTGTTCTAATGGCGACTGAAGAAATCAAGAGGATAATTTTAGAAGTTGCCGAGAAATACGGAGTAAAGGTGGACAGGATAATTCTCTTCGGTTCAAGAGCGAGGGGTGATTTTAGATATGATTCAGACTGGGATATACTGATAGTCAGTGAAACTAAAACTGACAGAAATACCGAAAGAAGATTTCTTTACGAATGCGTTTTGAGGCTGTTAGACTTGGATGTTGATGCAGAGCTCGTAATGGTTAGCAGAGATTACTACAATAAGCGCAAGAACGCTTTTGGTAACATATGTGGCACTGCCACCTTAGAGGGAGTTGTTTTATGAATGAAGAAACAGCAAAGGAATGGTTGAAAAAGGCTGAAAGAGATTTAAAGGAGATTTAAAGGCTGCAGATGTATTACTCAGAGAAGGTATTTACGATTACTCGTTGTTCCACTCCCAACAAGCTGTTGAAAAATATCTCAAAGCTTTTCTGACTTACCATAATAAGCACTTCGGAAAAACGCACAACATTCCGCTGCTCATTGATTTGTGCAAGGAGATTGATCTAAGCTTCGAAGCTCTGCTCAAACTTGATTTCTCCATTTTGTTTCCAATCGGTGTTACGATCAGATATCCAATAGATCGGGAGATAACCGAAGAAGAGGCGAAGGAGGCGCTTGAAATATCTGAGAAAGTCAGGGAATTCATTTTGAAGAAATTGGGGTTATGGAATATAAATCAATAACCAGCCGGCTATTGTCGTTGATAGATTTTCTGACGATAGGACTGTTGAACAGAAAGATGATGCTAAAGTTTATATGGATTGTGAACGAGCTAAGAACTTCGGGCTGGAGAAAGCGAAGGAAAAACCAGAAGACTTCCCGACTAATCTATGTGAGTACGCTCTTTTTGTGTATTTGGGCACAAAAATTTATAATAAGTGACGAAATAAAATAGTAGGTGATGGTAATGAAAAAAATTGAAGATATACTGGAAACACTTAGAAAACACAAGGAAGAGCTAAAAAGGAAGTATGGCGTGAAAGAAATTAGCATCTTTGGCTCCTTTGCGAGAGGTGAGGAAAGAGAGAGCAGTGATGTCGACATATTAGTTGAGTTTGAAAAACCGGTGGGACTTGAATTTTTTGAACTTTGGGACGAACTGGAAGAGTTATTAGGAATGAAGGTGGATTTACTTACTGTTAAGGCAGTAAAGCAGAAATTTTTACTCTGGAAAAGCATAGAGAGTGATCTCGTGTATGTCTAAGAGGGACTGGAGTCTTTTCGTTAGTGACATCCTTGAAAGCATCGAAAAAATTGAGAGATACATCTTAGGAGTTTCCTATGAGGAATTCATGAAAGACGACAAGCTAAAGGATGCTGTGGTTAAAAATCTTGAGATAATAGGTGAAGCCGCTAATTATATTCCCGATGAAATTAAAGTAAAGTATAAAGATATACCATGGAGGCAGATCGTAGGATTAAGACACCGCTTAATTCACGGATATTTTGTTGTAGATTACGACATCGTCTGGAATATTGTAATAAAGGACATCCCCCGATTAAAAACTGCGATAAAAAGAATCTTGGAGGAATTTACGAACCTGCAGAAGAAGTAATAGAAGCAATAGAAACGGCTGAGAAAGTCAGGGAATTCATTTTGAAGAAATTGGGGTTATGATGGTTCCAGTAGTCATTCTGACTTTATTTTTATAATGTTGAAATTGAAGTTATTTGATATAATAGAATTTAAGAAATCCTGCCTATTAGAGGGGGTATATAGAAATTAAGAAGGATGGTCGTGCAGCTAAAAACACCACTTACTTGCGGATGTGCGATAACGTAACAATTTTTGCCAACAAGCTTGCCATTTACCAGAGATTTTATAAGTTGCCAAATTCAATAGTATAGCATGAAGGTGAGAGTTGACGGGAACGGCAGGATAATTCTGCCGAAGAAGGTTAGAGAGGAGCTCGGCATTCACGAAGGCTCTGAGCTTATGCTGGACATAAAAGGTGAAGAAATAGTGATTAAGATCCACAGAGGGAATCTTGATAAAAGTCTTGATAAAAGAGTGGACGAACTCGTTGAATTTTTGAGGAACAAGGCACCAAAAGCTTTTGTCTCCGAAGTCGAGGAGGAAGAAAAATGGCTCACGAAGAAATACGGTTTGGAAAAGATCGGATTGAAGGTGTAGTAGACGTCGGGATAGTAGTGATATCTCACTTTGAAAATCCTGCGAAAGATGCTGCACTCGAATTTTTATCGGACGTTCTGAAGTGGAGGAGGAAATGCATAATTCCAACATCAGCAGTCTTGGGAGCATATCATATTTTGACAAGATACTTGAAAGTTGAGAAGACATCTGCATACGAAACACTTACGAAAACGCTAAAAACGCAATCTCCCGCTTTTTACGAAGAGATCGACGTTGATGTCGTTTTAGATTCGCTAACGAATGCCTTAGGTTATAACATAGAATCTCGGGACGGTTACATAGTAGCCTTAGCCAAGAAGTTTAAGGCTACGATATACATGATAAAGCTAATAAAGAAGGTAAAAGACGTCCCAGCTGCAAACCCCATTCCAGAAGACGTTTTCAAAGAATACAACCGGTGGTTGAGAATCCATTTGAATGCCTGACTGCAAGAGAATTGATTTACTCTAAAATGAAAAATTATTCAACTTACAAAACTGTCGCTAAGAAAGCCTCGCAGGGCGGGGTGGATGTCAAAAAAGAGCTTACGGGTTCAATGGGTATGAGTGAGCCGCTTGTGTCAGCTGTAATTCCAACCTACAACTCCGAGAAAACCTTGGAAAAATGCCTGAAATCAATCAGAGACCAGACTTACGGAAACATAGAGATAATCGTTGTTGATAAGTTCTCCAAAGACAGGACAGTTGAAATCGCCAAGAGATACGGAGCAAGGATAATTTACGACGAGGGTGAGAGAACGAGAGCGAAGAACATTGGATTGAAGAAAGCTAAAGGGAAATACGTTTTATTTGTTGATTCGGACATGGAACTAAGCAAAAAAGTTGTGGAGGAGTGCGTGAATTTCATCGAATCCGACGAAAGTATTGGTGGAATCATAATTCCCGAGCGGAGTATCGGCAAGTCCTTTTGGGTTAAGGTTAGAGATTTTGAGAGGAGTTTTTACGTCGGGATTGAGATGGAGTCTGCGAGGTTTTTTCAGAAAGGAGGTATGATGAAATGACTAGTAACCCTAAAATATCATTAATTGAGCCAATTTTAACGGATGATATGATAGATGCAGCTGTAAGAGCTCTTAAGAACGAACGATATCTTAAAGGAGAGAGTGTCAAAAAATTTGAAGAAGAATTTGCAAATTTTATAGGAACTAAGCACGCAATTGCTGTGAATAGTGGGACGACAGCTTTACATTTATCTTTAATTACGATGGATGTGAAAGAAAGAGATTACGTTATAACGACGCCAGCGACATTTATAGCTACCGCTAATGTTATCACTTACATCAAAGCAAATCCGATTTTTGTTGACATTTCACTTGAAACGTATAATATTGATCCTCAAAAGTTAGAAAAAACTATTAAAGAATTCAAGGACAAAGTTAAGGCGATTATACCAGTTCATCTTTATGGATATTCCTGCGATATGGATGTGATTATGGAGATAGCTGAGAGATACGATGTTAAAGTTTTAGAGGATGCGTGTCAAGCACATGGAGCTACTTATAAAGGTAGGAAAGTTGGGTCATTTGGAGATGCTGGAGCTCTCTCATTTTATCCCTCCAAGAACATGACTGTTTGCGGGGACGGAGGGATGGTAACGACTAATGACAATGAGATTGCTGAAATTGTGGAATCACTTAGAGATGTTGGCAGATCAAAAACAAATCCATACGTCCATGAGTATATTGGTTACACCGCAAGGATGAACACGGTTAATGCTGCTATCGGCAGAATTCAGCTAAAGTACCTTGAGAAATGGAACGAAAGGAGGAGAAAAATTGCAAGAGAATACAACAAAAAACTCGATGGGGTAGGAGATTTGATTCTACCTCCAAAAGAAAATAGTAAAGTTAAGCCAGTCTATCATCTATATGTTGTTAGAACAAAATACAGAGATCAGCTTAAAGAATACTTGGAAAAGAGAGGGATTGAGTGCGGAATACACTATCCTTTGCCTGTTCACTTGCAACCGCCTTACAGAAGGATGGGATTCAAGGAAGGAATGTTTCCGAATGCTGAGAGATGGGCGAGAGAAGTTTTAAGCTTGCCCATGCACCCAAATTTAACCAGAGATGAGATAGAATACATCATTAGTTGTGTAGAAGAATTCTTTAGGGTGACCGAAAAATGAAGATTGGAGTTATAGGAATCGGGCGATGGGGAACGAAGGTTGCAAGGGAGTATATAGTATTGATGAACGAAGGTGTCATAGATTCAGTAATCTTATGCGATAAAAATGAGTCTCAATTACGACAATTTAATGGATCTGCAGAATTATGTAATGATTTTAATGAGTTTATTAAAAAAGTAGATGCTGTTCATATCTGCACGCCAAACAATACGCATTATGAAATAGCAAAGGAAACACTTGAAAATGATATTCATGTGTTAATAGAAAAACCTATGGCTGAAAGCCTAACAGAGGCCTTCAAGTTAGTTGAGTTAGCATTATCAAAAAATTTAGTTTTACAGGTAGGACATATTTTTAGATTTGCTAATATAGTTAGAGAAATTAGAAGAATATATCTAAATAATCACTTCGGTAAAATTTTATATTTTAATTTAGCATGGACTCATTTAATTCCACCAATGAGCGGAACTGATGTCATTTACGATTTACTACCACACCCACTTGATATACTTAATTTTATAACAGACGAATGGCCAATTGATTTTAATGGGATAGGCATAAAAGTAGGAGCGAATACAATCGAGGCTTGTTATATACAAGCCATATATGAGAGTGGAAAAATTGCAAATATACA
Protein-coding regions in this window:
- a CDS encoding HEPN domain-containing protein; protein product: MFHSQQAVEKYLKAFLTYHNKHFGKTHNIPLLIDLCKEIDLSFEALLKLDFSILFPIGVTIRYPIDREITEEEAKEALEISEKVREFILKKLGLWNINQ
- a CDS encoding glycosyltransferase family 4 protein: MRILIFNWRCWHHPLAGGAEKYLYEISKRLVKKGYKITWFVSRYCGAREKEFIDGIEVIRKGGKFSVYLYAFWHYLIHLRRKNFDLIIDDINGVPFFTPIYVWRHKIAIIHHLVKKIFFRELPWHMALLGWISERLIPLIYFNTKFVTVSKSSEEEMKKFGIKNIEIVPNGIDTKIYNANPNSKNDIPVILFLGRLKKYKRIELLLRSFKIVSKKVEAELWIAGRGDMKGELENLTKELEIQDRVKFFGFVSEKDKIELLKKAWVFVTTSEKEGWGITVIEANACGTPAIAFDVSGLRDSIKHGYSGLLVEDGNIEKLAEAIIDILSDSDLREELSRNAIEWAKGFSWDRSAEEFEKVIKNVIEER
- a CDS encoding Gfo/Idh/MocA family oxidoreductase, which gives rise to MKIGVIGIGRWGTKVAREYIVLMNEGVIDSVILCDKNESQLRQFNGSAELCNDFNEFIKKVDAVHICTPNNTHYEIAKETLENDIHVLIEKPMAESLTEAFKLVELALSKNLVLQVGHIFRFANIVREIRRIYLNNHFGKILYFNLAWTHLIPPMSGTDVIYDLLPHPLDILNFITDEWPIDFNGIGIKVGANTIEACYIQAIYESGKIANIHLSWVNPIRRRYIEVVGTKKVLVGDCVTQEATVYDEKRGKKLDIKPNNTIREEILNFIKTIESGKNEPNSGIVGIRSIEMINKARKSIKEIGDVYKEF
- a CDS encoding glycosyltransferase family 2 protein; translated protein: MKEESKFNRGMFSLNRDAVEHRYTGNVERSNPKLSLIIPAFNEEKRIEGTILSYLEYFSSEQNNFEIIVEMDGCTDGTEEVVRKLAKKYANIIPIKFERRLGKGGGIVRGFQNARGDIVGFVDADGSIKPEEFEKLLIELENGYSGAIASRRAEGAVVVNQPLIRKILSKLFNILVRILFILPYKDTQCGAKIFRKKVIEEVIPSLNTHNFAFDVNLLYLMTKKGFKIKEVGIRWEDKYGSKVKLHRVIPEMLISIIRLRLYHSPLKFLVRRE
- a CDS encoding nucleotidyltransferase domain-containing protein; translated protein: MATEEIKRIILEVAEKYGVKVDRIILFGSRARGDFRYDSDWDILIVSETKTDRNTERRFLYECVLRLLDLDVDAELVMVSRDYYNKRKNAFGNICGTATLEGVVL
- a CDS encoding DegT/DnrJ/EryC1/StrS family aminotransferase; this encodes MTSNPKISLIEPILTDDMIDAAVRALKNERYLKGESVKKFEEEFANFIGTKHAIAVNSGTTALHLSLITMDVKERDYVITTPATFIATANVITYIKANPIFVDISLETYNIDPQKLEKTIKEFKDKVKAIIPVHLYGYSCDMDVIMEIAERYDVKVLEDACQAHGATYKGRKVGSFGDAGALSFYPSKNMTVCGDGGMVTTNDNEIAEIVESLRDVGRSKTNPYVHEYIGYTARMNTVNAAIGRIQLKYLEKWNERRRKIAREYNKKLDGVGDLILPPKENSKVKPVYHLYVVRTKYRDQLKEYLEKRGIECGIHYPLPVHLQPPYRRMGFKEGMFPNAERWAREVLSLPMHPNLTRDEIEYIISCVEEFFRVTEK
- a CDS encoding glycosyltransferase, giving the protein MKNYSTYKTVAKKASQGGVDVKKELTGSMGMSEPLVSAVIPTYNSEKTLEKCLKSIRDQTYGNIEIIVVDKFSKDRTVEIAKRYGARIIYDEGERTRAKNIGLKKAKGKYVLFVDSDMELSKKVVEECVNFIESDESIGGIIIPERSIGKSFWVKVRDFERSFYVGIEMESARFFQKGGMMK
- a CDS encoding AbrB/MazE/SpoVT family DNA-binding domain-containing protein is translated as MKVRVDGNGRIILPKKVREELGIHEGSELMLDIKGEEIVIKIHRGNLDKSLDKRVDELVEFLRNKAPKAFVSEVEEEEKWLTKKYGLEKIGLKV
- a CDS encoding DUF86 domain-containing protein yields the protein MSKRDWSLFVSDILESIEKIERYILGVSYEEFMKDDKLKDAVVKNLEIIGEAANYIPDEIKVKYKDIPWRQIVGLRHRLIHGYFVVDYDIVWNIVIKDIPRLKTAIKRILEEFTNLQKK
- a CDS encoding nucleotidyltransferase family protein, which codes for MKKIEDILETLRKHKEELKRKYGVKEISIFGSFARGEERESSDVDILVEFEKPVGLEFFELWDELEELLGMKVDLLTVKAVKQKFLLWKSIESDLVYV